The following coding sequences are from one Sphingomonadaceae bacterium OTU29LAMAA1 window:
- a CDS encoding alpha-E domain-containing protein, with amino-acid sequence MLSRTASSLYWLGRYIERADFFARLIEATVRFDVMSSRPAGEVAWSSALAVTDTEADFAASGGAMTQTDVVRFLTVDTSHPGSLIRCLDRARNNAKAVRTALSREAWTAINRSWLVFENRDQVGDTQATLRLVESVKNETRGFEGAVHQMLRNQSHWFIRLGQAVERADNTARLLDVKYHILLPEGEVVGGVVDRDQWTTILQVVSAVTAYRWLYSDGLTPANVIDLLIASRELPRSLVASAEITVDILGLLAERTGSHGEADRMARMRAARLVKTRSGEVIASGLHQYLQAFIRENGQLHEAIGRQFRFG; translated from the coding sequence ATGCTCTCCCGCACCGCGTCCTCGCTCTACTGGCTGGGACGTTACATCGAACGCGCGGATTTCTTCGCGCGGTTGATTGAGGCGACCGTGCGTTTCGACGTGATGTCTTCGCGCCCGGCGGGTGAGGTCGCGTGGTCGTCGGCACTCGCGGTCACCGACACCGAAGCGGATTTCGCCGCGAGCGGCGGTGCGATGACGCAGACCGACGTGGTGCGGTTCCTGACCGTCGACACCAGCCATCCCGGCTCGCTGATCCGCTGCCTCGACCGTGCGCGCAACAATGCGAAGGCGGTGCGCACCGCGCTGAGCCGCGAAGCGTGGACCGCGATCAATCGGTCCTGGCTGGTGTTCGAGAACCGGGATCAGGTCGGCGATACGCAGGCGACGCTGCGCCTCGTCGAATCGGTGAAGAACGAAACCCGCGGGTTCGAGGGTGCGGTGCACCAGATGCTGCGCAACCAGTCGCACTGGTTCATCCGGCTGGGTCAGGCGGTGGAGCGCGCCGACAACACCGCGCGGTTGCTCGACGTGAAATACCACATCCTGCTGCCCGAGGGCGAAGTGGTCGGCGGCGTCGTCGATCGCGACCAGTGGACGACGATCCTGCAAGTCGTGTCGGCGGTGACCGCCTATCGCTGGCTCTATTCGGACGGTCTGACCCCGGCGAACGTCATCGACCTGCTGATCGCCAGCCGCGAACTGCCGCGCAGTCTGGTCGCGTCGGCGGAGATCACCGTCGATATCCTCGGCCTGCTCGCCGAGCGCACCGGCAGCCATGGCGAGGCAGATCGGATGGCGCGGATGCGGGCGGCGCGGTTGGTCAAGACGCGATCGGGCGAGGTGATCGCCAGCGGCCTGCATCAATATCTGCAAGCCTTCATCCGCGAAAACGGCCAACTGCACGAGGCGATCGGCCGCCAGTTCCGGTTCGGCTGA
- a CDS encoding transglutaminase family protein has product MRLSIDHRTVYRFSEPQTRLVQMLRMTPENSHDQTVARWRIDVDCDATMRRGRDGFGNAITMLYCEGPIADIEIAVRGEVLTSHSDGVVRGVAEVLPPAVFLRATDATPRDVAIGAFAIEASAGATGPIGMLHRLNRAFNGRFGLDRARPQAGLSAADAFLKPTATSRDLAQMFVVAARSLGIPARYVSGYSIVEGSLRPTPHGWAEAHVDGLGWVGFDPCTGRSPQEESVRVSAALDASGAAPVAGSRLGEGEEEMDVAVKVSAAQ; this is encoded by the coding sequence ATGCGGCTCTCGATCGATCACCGCACCGTCTATCGCTTCAGCGAGCCACAGACCCGGCTGGTGCAGATGCTGCGCATGACGCCGGAGAACAGCCACGACCAGACCGTCGCGCGCTGGCGGATCGACGTCGATTGCGACGCGACGATGCGGCGCGGGCGCGACGGCTTCGGCAATGCGATCACCATGCTCTATTGCGAGGGGCCGATCGCCGACATCGAGATCGCGGTGCGCGGCGAGGTGCTGACCAGCCATTCGGACGGCGTCGTGCGCGGCGTGGCGGAGGTATTACCACCCGCGGTATTCCTGCGCGCGACGGATGCTACGCCGCGCGATGTGGCAATTGGTGCCTTTGCGATCGAGGCGAGCGCGGGAGCGACGGGGCCGATCGGGATGCTACATCGCCTGAACCGGGCGTTCAACGGGCGGTTCGGGCTGGATCGTGCGCGACCGCAAGCAGGGTTGAGCGCGGCCGACGCATTCCTGAAACCTACCGCTACGTCACGCGATCTGGCGCAGATGTTCGTGGTGGCGGCGCGATCGCTCGGTATTCCTGCGCGCTACGTGTCGGGGTACAGCATCGTCGAGGGATCGCTGCGCCCGACACCGCATGGCTGGGCGGAAGCGCATGTGGATGGTCTCGGCTGGGTGGGATTCGATCCATGCACCGGACGGTCTCCACAAGAGGAGAGCGTGCGCGTGTCCGCCGCGCTGGACGCCTCGGGCGCCGCTCCGGTCGCCGGATCACGATTGGGTGAGGGTGAGGAAGAGATGGACGTGGCGGTAAAAGTGTCCGCCGCGCAATAG
- a CDS encoding catalase — translation MTDVLARNPGHGGETHQVTDAEHPVLTTNHGTPISDNQNQLKAGARGPVLIEDEVFREKMNHFDHERIPERIVHARGSAAHGYFECTESLADITVADLFQKKGQRTEVFTRFSTVAGGAGSVDTPRDVRGFAVKFYTRQGNWDLVGNNIPVFFIQDAIKFPDLIHAAKMEADRGYPQAATAHDTFWDFISLMPESTHMVMWAMSDRTLPRTFANMEGFGVHTFRFINKEGKSTFVKFHWKPKAGLASTIWDETVKIAGADPDFQRRNLFESIDRGDFPTWELGVQLFDEEFANSQPYDVLDATKIIPEEVLPVKVVGRMVLDRYPDNFFAETEQAAFVPSHVVPGIGFSNDPLLQGRLFSYTDTQLSRLGSVNFHQLPINSAKGRTAAAGCPFLNQQRDGHMQMAVPKGRANYEPNSLAKAGEEAGAREDPEGGYKTFPSEEQGQKLRIRPESFADHYSQARLFFRSMDPAEQAHIASALVFELSKVSLEHIRVAVMANLRNVDESLAQRVADGLAMDLPDASPTAAPVLDMDPSPALRIIRGPLEKHTLEGRTVGILFADGSDAGELQTLKDAVKAAGGTPLTIAPKVGKVPLSDGSLVAADAQLFGQPSVTVDACAVVLSDAACAKLMKEGAAVQWVMDAFGHLKAIGHNAAAKPLLDKAGVEVDEGITDLAGFVEAAKKRYWDREPNVRTLA, via the coding sequence ATGACCGATGTTCTTGCTCGTAATCCAGGCCACGGCGGCGAAACGCACCAGGTAACCGACGCCGAGCATCCCGTCCTGACCACCAATCATGGTACGCCGATCAGTGATAATCAGAACCAGTTGAAGGCCGGCGCACGCGGACCGGTACTGATCGAGGATGAAGTCTTCCGCGAGAAGATGAACCACTTCGATCATGAGCGTATACCCGAGCGGATCGTCCACGCCCGCGGTTCTGCGGCGCACGGCTATTTCGAATGTACCGAGAGCCTCGCGGACATTACCGTCGCCGACCTGTTCCAGAAAAAGGGCCAGCGGACCGAGGTGTTCACCCGCTTCTCGACCGTCGCCGGCGGCGCGGGGTCGGTCGATACGCCGCGCGACGTGCGCGGTTTCGCGGTGAAGTTCTACACGCGGCAGGGCAATTGGGACCTCGTTGGCAACAACATCCCGGTGTTCTTCATTCAGGACGCGATCAAGTTCCCGGACCTGATCCACGCCGCCAAGATGGAGGCGGATCGCGGCTATCCTCAGGCGGCGACCGCGCACGACACGTTCTGGGACTTCATCAGCCTGATGCCGGAATCGACGCACATGGTGATGTGGGCGATGTCGGACCGCACGCTGCCGCGCACCTTTGCCAACATGGAGGGGTTCGGCGTCCACACCTTCCGCTTCATCAACAAGGAGGGGAAGAGTACCTTCGTCAAGTTCCACTGGAAGCCGAAGGCGGGGCTCGCCTCGACGATCTGGGACGAGACGGTGAAGATCGCGGGGGCCGACCCCGATTTCCAGCGCCGCAACCTGTTCGAGAGCATCGATCGCGGCGATTTCCCGACGTGGGAGCTGGGCGTCCAGTTGTTCGACGAGGAATTCGCCAACAGCCAGCCCTATGACGTGCTCGACGCGACCAAGATCATCCCGGAGGAAGTGCTGCCGGTGAAGGTCGTCGGCCGGATGGTGCTCGACCGCTACCCGGATAATTTCTTCGCGGAGACTGAGCAGGCGGCGTTCGTGCCGAGCCATGTCGTGCCGGGCATCGGCTTTTCCAACGATCCGTTGTTACAGGGCCGGCTGTTCAGCTACACCGACACGCAATTGTCGCGGCTGGGGTCTGTCAATTTCCACCAGTTGCCGATCAATTCCGCGAAGGGGCGTACGGCGGCGGCGGGGTGTCCGTTCCTGAACCAGCAGCGCGACGGCCATATGCAGATGGCGGTGCCCAAGGGGCGGGCGAATTACGAGCCGAACAGCCTCGCCAAGGCCGGCGAGGAAGCCGGCGCGCGCGAGGATCCGGAGGGTGGCTACAAGACGTTCCCGTCGGAGGAGCAGGGGCAGAAGCTGCGCATCCGGCCGGAGAGCTTCGCGGATCATTATAGCCAGGCGCGGCTGTTCTTCCGATCGATGGACCCGGCGGAGCAGGCGCATATCGCGTCGGCTTTGGTGTTCGAGCTGTCGAAGGTGTCGCTGGAGCATATCCGCGTCGCGGTGATGGCGAACCTGCGCAACGTCGACGAGAGCTTGGCGCAGCGTGTCGCGGACGGTCTGGCGATGGACCTGCCCGATGCATCGCCGACCGCCGCGCCGGTGCTTGACATGGATCCGTCGCCTGCACTGCGGATCATCCGCGGGCCGCTGGAGAAGCATACGCTGGAGGGGCGCACGGTCGGCATCCTGTTCGCGGACGGCAGCGATGCAGGCGAATTGCAGACGTTGAAGGATGCAGTGAAGGCCGCCGGTGGCACGCCCCTGACGATCGCGCCCAAGGTCGGCAAGGTGCCGTTATCGGACGGATCGTTGGTCGCGGCGGATGCGCAGCTGTTCGGTCAGCCTTCTGTCACCGTCGACGCCTGCGCGGTGGTCCTGTCCGACGCCGCTTGCGCCAAGCTGATGAAGGAGGGTGCAGCGGTTCAGTGGGTGATGGATGCGTTCGGGCATCTGAAGGCGATAGGCCATAATGCCGCGGCCAAACCGCTGCTCGACAAGGCTGGGGTCGAGGTGGATGAGGGCATCACCGATCTTGCCGGTTTCGTCGAGGCAGCGAAAAAGCGCTATTGGGACCGCGAGCCCAACGTACGCACGCTCGCGTGA
- a CDS encoding cell wall hydrolase yields MGRFRISYLGQGLLAATLLMASSCVPPKSNGSRIGQAVPPSSPRQLLRDLALDVPGDMPGLEGLPAKLRASIGDDAAPALTDAAPPFLAQMQSQDDATRATECLTAAVYYEARSEAVDGQRAVAQVVLNRVRDRAFPHSVCGVVYQGSNRRTGCQFSFTCDGSMAHRRDPSSWERARLVAEAALAGSVYAPIGAATFYHTSAILPWWASSLSRIGSVGAHIFYRWRGAMENALSFRASYAGVEPGVARLAGGVDPAAQVTAVYRNSSDDGGVTVHRGRMTRVAGVDAPAAAASTAIVRGPRLLIAAGVRVHLGSEAPQNTVVDGATIGEESDPI; encoded by the coding sequence GTGGGGCGGTTTCGTATCTCGTATCTGGGGCAGGGGCTTCTTGCGGCAACGCTGCTGATGGCGTCGTCGTGCGTTCCGCCGAAGAGCAATGGTTCGCGGATCGGGCAGGCTGTGCCGCCATCCAGTCCGCGGCAGTTGCTGCGTGATCTGGCACTCGACGTGCCGGGGGACATGCCGGGACTGGAAGGGCTGCCGGCGAAGTTGCGCGCATCGATCGGTGATGACGCCGCACCGGCACTGACCGATGCCGCACCACCCTTCCTCGCACAGATGCAAAGTCAGGACGACGCGACGCGGGCGACCGAATGCCTGACCGCGGCGGTCTATTACGAGGCGCGATCGGAAGCGGTCGACGGCCAGCGCGCCGTTGCGCAGGTGGTACTCAATCGCGTGCGGGACCGGGCCTTTCCACACAGCGTCTGCGGCGTGGTCTATCAGGGATCGAACCGGCGTACAGGGTGCCAGTTTTCGTTTACGTGCGACGGGTCGATGGCCCATCGCCGCGATCCGTCCTCGTGGGAGCGCGCCCGTCTGGTCGCCGAGGCGGCGTTGGCGGGCAGCGTCTATGCGCCGATTGGGGCGGCGACCTTCTACCATACCAGCGCGATCTTGCCGTGGTGGGCATCGAGCCTGTCCCGGATCGGATCGGTCGGTGCGCATATCTTCTACCGCTGGCGCGGAGCGATGGAGAATGCACTGAGCTTCCGTGCGTCCTACGCGGGCGTCGAACCGGGCGTGGCGCGGCTGGCGGGTGGCGTCGATCCCGCGGCGCAGGTTACCGCAGTCTACCGGAACAGCAGCGACGATGGTGGCGTCACAGTGCACCGCGGGAGGATGACCCGTGTCGCTGGCGTGGATGCGCCTGCCGCAGCGGCATCGACTGCGATCGTGCGGGGTCCGCGTCTGCTGATCGCAGCGGGCGTTCGTGTCCATCTGGGCAGCGAGGCGCCACAGAACACGGTTGTCGACGGCGCGACGATCGGCGAGGAAAGCGACCCGATCTAA